From the genome of Altererythrobacter sp. BO-6:
AACGGCATGGCTGCAAGGCACGCGTAGAGCGTGCCAATAGTAAGCTTTCTGATCATCACAGAGCGGTCATCCCATGTTGCGACCCGCGCGGCTGGAAAGCGACGCACGGTAGGACTATGTGGTAAGTCATTTAGACAAAGGTGTGCGTGCCGCAAGCGCCAAGCACAGGAAATGCAGGATCGATCAAATGCTGATGCAAACCCATGAGGCGCGGCTCGACGCGCTCCGCCAGGAACTGAAGCGCCGCGAGCTGGACGGTTTCGTCATCCCGATCTCCGACGAGCATATGAGCGAATATGTCGGCGCTTATGCCCAGCGGCTGCATTGGCTCACCGGCTTTGGGGGCAGCGCGGGCAGCGCGGTGGTGCTGCAGGATGCCGCCGCGATCTTCGTCGACGGGCGCTATACCGTGCAGGTGCGCGACCAGGTTGACGGGAAGCTGTTCGAATATCGCTCGGTCCCCAAGGACACGATCGGGGGCTGGATTGCCGCCCATGCAGCTCAAGGCGCGCGGATCGGTTATGACCCGTGGCTCCATAGCCGGGGCTGGGTGCAGACGGTCAGCAAGGCCGCCGCCAGGATCGGGGCAGAACTGGTGCCGGTTACCGGCAATCCGATCGATGCGGTGTGGCAGGACCAGCCCGAGCCCTCACCGGCAGCAGCGATGGTGCAAACGGACGAATTCGCCGGGCGCTCTTCCGCTGACAAGCGTGCCGAAATCGCCGACTGGCTCAAGGCGGAGGGCCATGATGCCGCGGTGATCTCAGCTTTGGATTCGGTCGCTTGGCTGCTCAATATCCGCGGGTCGGATGTCGACCACACGCCGGTCGCGCTGAGCTATGTCATCGCCCATGCCGACGGGACGGCAGAGCTGTTTATCGCGCCGGAAAAGGTCACCCCCGAACTGACCAAGCACCTCGGCAATGCCGTGACTGTGCGCGAGCGCAGCGCATTTCCCGCCGCGCTCAGCGCGATGAAAGGCAAGAAGGTAACGGTCGATCCCAATTACGGCGTGGCTGCAATCGCACAGGCGCTGGAAGCGGGCGGGGCGACGGTCAGCTTTGAGCGCGATCCCACCATCCTGCCGCGCGCAATCAAGAACCCGGTCGAGCAGCAGGGGCATCGTGATGCACAGGCGCGCGACGGCGCGGCGGTGTCGCGTTTCCTGCGCTGGATCGAGGAAACGGCGCCTTCGGGCGAAATCGACGAGCTGGCCGCTGCAGCCAAGCTGAAACAGTGCCGCGAGGCGCTGGGCAATCTCAAGGACTTGTCATTCGATACCATTTCCGCCGCCGGGTCGCATGCCGCGCTGCCGCATTACAAGGTGGATGAGGACAGCAATATCCCGATCCCGCCCTCGAGCATCTACCTGGTCGATTCAGGCGGGCAATATCCGGCCGGTACCACCGACATCACCCGCACCGTGTGGGTCGGGCCGGGCGAGCCCAGTGCGGAAATGAAGGACCGCTTCACCCGCGTGCTCAAGGGGCACATCCAGATCGACCGGGCCGTGTTCCCGCAGGGCACCACCGGCGGCCAGCTCGATGCCTTTGCGCGCCAATTCCTGTGGGAAGCGGGCGTCGATTATGCCCATGGCACCGGCCACGGTGTGGGCAGTTTCCTCTCGGTCCACGAAGGGCCGCAACGGATCGCCAAGCCGTCCGGCGGACAGGCGGGGACCGAGCAGGAGCTGTTCGCAGGCATGATCCTGTCGAACGAGCCCGGCTATTACAAACAGGGCCATTTCGGCATCCGGATCGAAAACCTGGTGCTGGTCGAGCCGCGCGAAATTAAAGGCGCGGAAGGCAATTTTCTCGGCTTTGAATGCCTCACCTTCGTGCCGATCGATCGCACGCTGGTCGACAAGAGCCTGCTCACCGAGGCAGAGATCGCATGGTGGAACAGCTATCACGCCAAGGTCTTCGCGATCCTCGGCCCACAGCTTGAGGGCGATGACCTCGCCTGGCTCGAACGCCACTGCGCGCCGCTATAACGCGCAGCAGGAATATGCGCTTGTAGGGATCTATTTGTTCTCTTAATGTTCTTTCTTCGCGAGTCGTCAGTGGGGCGACCCTGATCGGAGAGCAAAGATGATCGGTTATGTAACGCTAGGCACCAATGACCTGGCCCGCGCGGCAAAATTCTATGATGCAATCGCGGCCGAAATGGGCGTGGGGCGGATGATGGATTTCGACAGTTTCATCGCCTGGGGCACCTGGGGCGGTGGCGCGGGTATCGCTGCGACCAAGCCGTTCGACGGCAAGGAAGCGAGCGTCGGCAATGGCACTATGGTGGCGATCGAGGCAAAGGACAGCGCGCAGGTTCACCGGCTTTACGATATCGCCATGGCGCATGGCGGCAGCGACGAAGGCGCGCCCGGCCCGCGTGGCGAGCCGGATCAGAACGGCAAGGTGTTCTACGCCGGCTATTTCCGCGATCCGGACGGCAACAAGCTCAATGCGTTCTGTATGGCGGATGCGTAGCAGTCTTGCGCGCGGGTGAACGCTGGCAGGATCGCAATACAATCCGCGACAATTCTCCTCGCTGCCGGCATAATCCTGCGACACGGCGGGGGTAGAAGGGCTGCACGAACCGCGAAGGTTGCTTCCGGCTGGTTTGGTCCCCTCCCCCTTGGTGGCCTGGGCAGCCTTTGCGGTTCCCCTGACACAATCGCAGGAGAATTGAAACATGCGTAAACTTACCCTCACTCTCGCCGCTGCCGCCTTTGCGCTGGGCGGCGCCACAATCGCTCATGCCGATCACCATGGTGGTGGCAAGCGCGGCCCCAATCCCGACACCGACGGTGATGGCGTCGTCTCGCTGGCTGAGCACAATGCCCAGACCGCCAAGATGTTCGCCAGGATGGACGCCAATGGCGATGGCGTCATCAACGAAGCCGACCGCGAAGCGCGCCGCGCCGAACGCTTCGCCAAGATGGACACCGACGGCAATGGCGAGTTGAGCGAGGCAGAGCTCAAGGCCGCGCGCGAGGCCCGCGCCGCCAAGAAAGGTGAGCGCAAGGGGAAGATTGCTGATCGAAGCGGCGAACGCCGTGGTGGCGATATGGCACGACCCGGCGGTAAGCGCGGCCCCGGCATGATGATGCTGCGCGCAGCCGATACCGATGGTGACAAGAGCGTGACCCGCGCGGAATTCGATGCCGCCGCTGCCAAGCGCTTCGCCGCTATGGATACCGACGGCTCGGGCGGCATCAGCGCAGAAGAACGGCAAGCAGCGCATGAGAAGATGCGTGCCCGCATGCAGGAACGGCGCGGCGCCAAGCAGCCCGGCTGATCCTGCAGATAGTTCCGATTGAGCGGCAACGGCTTGTGCGGCAAGGTGGCGCGACATGACGCAAGACCAACCCATCAAGCTGCTGCTGGTCGATGACGAACCGACCTTGCGCGAACCCCTGGCCGAGTATCTTGCGGGCCAGGGGTTTTGCGTGGAGCAGGCGGAAAGCGCGGCTCTCGCGCGCAGCGCGTTGGCGCGCGAGCGGCCTGACCTGATCCTGCTCGACATAATGATGCCGGGCGAAGACGGGCTCTCGCTGACCCGCCACCTCGCTGAAACCCAGCGTATTCCGGTAATCCTGCTGACCGCGCGCGGTGAAGCGATGGACCGCATCCTGGGGCTGGAAATGGGTGCGGACGACTACGTCGTGAAACCGTTCGAGCCGCGCGAACTGGTCGCCCGCATTCGGACCGTGCTGCGCCGCGCAACGCTCGACCCCATGACCGCGCAGGCCAGTGAAGACTGGCGCTACCACTTCGAAGGCTGGCAGCTTGATCCGCTCAAGCGCCGCCTGACCGACCCCGAAGGCACGCTGGTGCCGATCTCGACTGCGGAATTTCGCATGCTGCGCGCCTTCCTCGACTATCCGCGCGAAGTGCTCGACCGCGACCGGCTGCTCGACATGGTGCAGGGCCGCGAAGCCCATTTGTTCGACCGCGCGGTCGATAACCAGGTCAGCCGCTTGCGCCGCAAGCTCGAGGCTGACAGTCGCGATCCGCAATTGATCCTGACCGTGCGCGGCGGCGGCTATCGCCTTGCCGCCGATGTAAGCCGCGTGACATCCAAGGGCGATTGATGGCGCGCCTGCTCCCCCGTAGCCTGCTGGGCCAGGTGATGCTGGTGCTGGCGCTGGGGCTGCTGGTGGGGCAGGCCATTTCCGGCGTGCTGCTGCTGCGCGCGGCCGAGCAGCGCCGCGATGCGACGCTCATCAACCAGATCGCGCTGCGCGTTGTCTCCGCCGACGAACGCGGTGCCGAGCGCCGCGCCGAGCGCGCCCAGTTGCGCAATGAGCGGCGCGCACGCCGTGGACTTCCCCCGTTGCCTGTCAGCCAGGATCGGCCAGGTATCGAGGCCAGCAGTGCGTCGCCGCTGCAGCCGGGTGAACGACGCCTGGCGCGCTATGAGGATGCACTGCACGAGGTGCTGGCTGGACAAGGCCTCCAGCCGCGAAGCATCGCAATCACCACCCGCCTGGCGAGCGAGGACCCCGTCGTCCTTGCGCGCCCGCGCTTGCAGCAACGGATTGACCCGGTGAACTGGCGCGAGCTGCAGATAGTGGTTGCCGGGGTCGAACGAGCAAACGGGAGCGGCTGGATCGTGGTTCGGCAACCATTGCCCCCTCGCGGGCCGCGCGTTATCGGCGGCATCTTTCTGCAAACGCTGGTGATTTTCGCGGTCTTGTTCGCGCTGCTCTACATCGTGCTGCGGCGCATGACCCGCCCGCTGGCCGAACTCACAGCCCGCGTCGGCGATTTCGCGCACAAGCCCGACCAGGTAGTGCCGCTGCGCGAATCCGGGCCGGAAGACACGCGGCGGCTGATCGCCGCACACAATGCGATGGAAGCGCGCGTTGCGGCCTTGCTCGACGAGAAAGACGTAATGCTGGGCGCGATCGGGCATGACCTCAAGACCCCGCTCGCCGCCTTGCGGGTGCGGATCGAGAGCGTGCCCGACGAAGCGCAGCGCCAACGCATGGCGGAAAGCATCGAGGACATAACGCGCACGCTCGACGATATCCTAGAGCTGGCCCGCGTCGGTCGGCACGATGTGGAATTCGAGGTCGTCGATCTTGCCGCACTGGCGTCCACGCTGGTCGAAGAATTCGAGGACCTCGAGAAGCCTGTCAGCCTAGGCAAGACCGAACGAACGCGGCGCGAGATCCAGCTTACTTGGCTCAAGCGGGCATTACGCAATCTGGTGGAGAACGCACTGCGCTACGGCGGGTCGGCACGCTTGTCGGTAACCAGCGAGAACCGCACAGTCATTCTTGCTGTCGAAGACGACGGCCCAGGCATTCCACCCGACCAGATCGCGGCCATGCTCGAGCCTTTCGCCCGCGGCGAAGCGAGCCGCAACCGGGCCACCGGCGGGGCCGGTTTGGGGCTTACGCTCGCCCGCGCTATTGCCGAGCAGCACGGCGGCGAGCTCGTGCTGACGAACCGCACGGAAGGCGGCTTGCGCGCGGAAATTCGTCTCCCGCTCTAGCGCATCAAGCTGCCGAGGACATTGCGAACAAAGGCATTGGCGCCGGTGCGCACCGGGTCTGCACTTGATTTCTTGCCCATCGCAGCAGCGACGCCGATTGACACCAGCGATCCGGCAGCGGCTTTCATTCCCGCCTTGCCAGCCTTTTCCCACCAGCTGGCCGTCTTGCGGCTGCGCTTGGCCACTTCCTCTTCGCCCTTTTCCTCGACTTCCTTGGCGGTTTCAGCCGCATCGGCCGCCTTTGCAGCGAGCACTTCCATCGCGCTTTCGCGATCGACCCGCTCGTCATACTTGCCGTCAAACGGGCTAACCGACTGGATGATCACCCGCTCCTTGGGCGTGACCGGCCCCAGCCGCGAGCGCGGCGGCTTCACCAGCGTGCGCTGGACAATCGTCGGCGCGCCGTCCTCGTCCAGCGTCGAGACCAGCGCCTCACCCACTTTCAGTTCCGTGATCGCGGTTTCCACGTCGAGATCGGGGTTGATGCGGAAGGTTTCGGCTGCTGCCTTGATCGCGCGCTGGTCACGCGGGGTGAAGGCGCGCAGGGCGTGCTGCACACGGTTGCCCAGCTGGCCTGCCACTTCCTCAGGAATGTCGATCGGGTTCTGCGTGACGAAATAGACGCCGACCCCCTTCGACCGGATCAGCCGCACGACCTGTTCGATCTTTTCCTGCAGCGCCTTGGGCGCATCGTCGAACAGCAAATGCGCCTCGTCAAAGAAGAACACCAGCTTGGGCTTTTCCGGATCGCCCACTTCAGGCAGCGTTTCGAACAGTTCGGCCAGCAGCCACAACAGGAAAGTGGCGTAAAGCTTCGGGCTGCGCATCAGCTGGTCGGCGGCGAGAACATTGACCATCCCGCGCCCCTGATCGTCCACTTTCAGGAAATCGTCGATCTCCAGCGCCGGTTCGCCAAAGAAGCGGTCCGCCCCTTGCGCCTCGAAGCTCAGCAACTGGCGCTGGATCGCTCCAACCGTTGGCTTGGCTACATTGCCATATTTGCCGGACAGCTCGGACGCATTCTCCGCGGCCCAGGCCAGCACCGCCTGGAGGTCTGCAAAGTCGAGCAGCAACAACCCGTTCTCGTCGGCATGGCGGAACGCGATCTGCAGCACACCTTCCTGCGTTTCGTTCAGATCGAGCAGGCGCGACAGCAGCAGCGGCCCCATTTCCGAAACCGTGGTGCGGATCGGGTGACCCTGCTCCCCATAAAGGTCCCAGAACACCACGGGATTATCGGAATAGGCATAGTCATACATGCCCAGTTCCTTCGCCCGGCTTTCCAGCTTGTCGGCATGTTTGAAGGTCGGAGAGCCAGGCATGGCAATGCCCGACAGATCGCCTTTCACATCGGCCACGAACACCGGAACCCCTTCAGCCGAAAAGCTTTCTGCCAGTCCCTGTAGCGTCACCGTCTTGCCGGTGCCGGTGGCGCCCGCGACCAGGCCGTGGCGGTTGGCCCGCGAAAGGTCGAGATACTGCTTCTCGCCATTGGCGGCGAGCCCGATGAAAATGCTGCCCATTGAAATTGCTGGCGTCCCTTCGGCGATGAATTGCGGCGAACTGTGTGGCGCAGGCTGGCAGGCGCGGTCAAGTGCTCGACTTGCGCGCGCGATAAGCTAAGGCAGGGGCGATGAGCCAGCCTGCTCCCTTTGTCCTGCTTGACGATGCGCGCCGCGAAGGCGCCGCCGCTGCGCACCTGTTCGAAAACCCGCGCCAGATCTTCGTGGCCCGGCGTGCGGAGGAAGTGGCAGAAGTGCTCGCCGCGGCCGACGCCGCGCGGCGTGAATCGGGCGGCACTTTGGCCGGATATATCGCCTATGAAGCAGGCTTGGCGCTGGAACCAAGGCTGGCACCGCTGGCTGACAAGCGCACTGGCGCCGCAGGCCCTCTGGTGTGGCTTGGCCTGTTCGACCGAGCGGAGGAAATCGCTGCGGACGAGGTGCCCGGATGGCTCGCCGCGCGCGCGGAGGGCGAGGCCTCGCTCGGGCCGATGGAGCCGCAGCTGTCGACCGGTGGCTATGCGGCAGCCTTCGAGAATTTGCAGGAAGCGATCCGCGCGGGCGACATCTACCAGGTCAACCTGACCTATCAACTGGCCGGGGCCTATCGCGGCGATCCGGTGGCGCTCTATGCCGCGCTGCGCCCCGCCGCCGAGGCGGGCTATGGCGGGCTGCTGTTCGACGGATCGCACTGGCTGCTCAGCCTCAGCCCTGAGCTGTTCGTGTCGCTCAGGGGCGACGCCGCGAAAGTGAAGCCAATGAAGGGCACGCGCCCGCGCGGCGCCGACCCGGCAGCAGACCGCGCAATGGCTGAGGAACTGGCCAACTCGGTCAAGGACAAGGCCGAAAACCTGATGATCGTTGACCTGATGCGCAACGATCTGAGCCGCGTCGCCGAAGCGGGCAGTGTGCGGGTGGAAGCGCCCTTCACGGTCGAAAGCTATCCCACCGTCCACCAGATGGTCTCGACCGTCCATGCCCGGCTGCAACCGGGCAAGGGCGCGGTCGACCTGATCCGCGCGATCTTTCCCTGCGGTTCGATCACCGGCGCGCCTAAGATCCGCGCGATGGAGCTTGTTCACGAAGTCGAACGCGACGCACGCGGCCCCTATTGCGGGGCGATCGGGCGGATCGATGCCAATGGCGATGCCGCGTTCAATGTCGCCATCCGCACGCTGCGCCTGACGCCCGAGGAAAACGATCGGGGGCGGGCGGTGATGGGAGTCGGCTCGGCGATCGTGGCCGACAGCGAAGCGATGGCGGAACGGCGCGAGTGCGAGGTCAAGGCCGGCTTCCTGCGCCGCGCCACCCCCGACCATCGGGCCGCCGACTGCGACCTCATCGAGACCATGCTGTTCGATCCGGAAAGCGGGATCGACCTGCTTGAACTCCACCTGGAGCGGATCAAGGCATCGGCCCACGAACTGGGCTTCTCGTTCGACCGCCACGCCGCGCGCAACCAGATCCAGGCACTCTGCTTTAACCTCGAGACGCGCAGCAAACTGCGCCTGCTGGTGTCGCGCCGCGGCGCTCTGGCGCTGGAAGCGGGCCCTGCGCCCGGCAAGCCAAGCGAGCCGCTGACATGCATCGCCTTGGCGCTGCCGGTCGATCCGGGCGACTGGCGCCTGCGCCACAAGACCAGCGACCGCGGCTTCTACGAGGAGGCCCTCGCCGCCGCGCGCAGCGAAGGGGCGGGCGAAGCGCTGCTGGTTCACCCCGACGGGTTCGTGACCGAAGGCAGTTTCACCAGTATCTTCGTTGAGCGCGACGGCCTGTTGCTGACCCCGCCGCTGTCGCTGGGCTTGCTGCCAGGCATCTTGCGCCGCTCGCTGGTCGAGGCGGGCAAGGCGCGGGAAGCCGAGTTGACGCTCGATGACCTGGCCGATGGCTTCCTGCTCGGCAATGCGGTGCGCGGGCTCATCAAGGCGCGACTGATATGACAATCGACATCCTGTTCGAAGACGGCGAGGCGCTGGTGATCAACAAGCCGGGCGGACTGTCGATCGAGCGGCCCCGCCGCGGCGGTCCCTCGCTGGAGGATCACCTCGAGCAGCTCAAGCTGGGCTTCCAGCGTGCGCCGATGCCGGCGCACCGGCTGGATACGGACACCAGCGGTTGCCTGCTGCTGGCGCGCAACCCGAAGTCGCTCAAGCGATTTGCCAAGGCATTCGAGGATCGCGCGGTGGGCAAAACCTATCTTGGCATCCTCGACGGAATTCCGCAGCTCAAGGAAGGCCGGATCGAACTGGCGCTCACCAAGATCAGCAGCGCGGACAAGGGCTGGCGGATGATCCCCGCGCGCAAGGGCAAGCCTTCGCTGACCGACTGGCGCGTGGTGGCAGAACACGGCGGGCGGGCATTGGTCGAATTCTCCCCGCAAACCGGGCGCACGCACCAGATCCGCGTCCATGCAGCCAGCGGCATCGGCATCCCGCTGCTGGGTGACCCGGTCTATGGCCGCAAGGGTTCTGCCAAGCGCACCATGCTCCACGCCGCCGGACTGACCGTGCAGCGCGAAGGCAAGGAAGACATTACCGCGCAGGCGCCCGTGCCGGCAGATTTTGCGGCGCTGGGCTTTGGCTGATGGGTCGCATCACCGACCGCGCCATTGAGCTGGCAGAGGAAAAGTTCATCGCTGCGAGCGGGCCGGGCGGCCAGAACGTCAACAAGGTCGCGACCGCCGTGCAATTGCGGGTCGATGTGTTCCAGCTGGGCCTGGCGCCCGATGCCTTTCACCGGCTGAAGGAACTGGCCGGCAGCAAGATGACCAAGGACGGCGAAATCGTGCTGACCGCACGCGAGTACCGCACGCAGGAAGCGAATCGCGAGGCGGCGCGGGCGCGACTGGCCGCGCTGCTGGACGAGGCGCTGGTCCCGCCGCCCAGGCGCAAGAAGGTGCGCGTCAACCGTGTGGGCAAGGTGGAGCGGCTTAAGGAAAAGAAGGTCCGCGGCGAGATCAAGGCCAAGCGGGGCAAGGTCAGCCGATCCGACTGGTGACTCTTGCTTGACTTTTTCGTGTGAATCGGCAAATGCGCCCCGCGAAGAGGGCGGTGCCGCGCGCGCCGCCTGTTGTTTTTTGGCCGTAATGGCCCTCATTCGACTTTAGGAACACGCCATGGCGAAGCCCGCAACCGTCAAGATCCGGCTGGTCTCCACCGCCGACACCGGCTTCTTCTATGTCACGAAGAAGAACCCGCGGAACACCACCGAGAAGATGAGCTTCCGCAAGTATGACCCGGTCGTGCGCAAGCACGTCGAGTTCAAGGAAGCCAAGATCAAGTGATCTTGCTGAACCGGCTTTAGGCGCCAGGTTCAGTGACAGTTCAAGGCATCGCCGCTAAAGCGCGCTGCATGAATACGCTCGATTTCCTCATCAAACGCCCGCTGCGCACCGCGCTGGCGGGCGCTTTGCTATGTGCGCTGCCCGGTGTAGCGATCATCGCCCAGCCCGCCACGGCGCAATCCGCCCCGGCTGATCTCGACCGCGCGGTCACCGCGCTGCGCGGCATTTCGACCCTGCGGGCGGACTTTTCGCAGACCGACCGGCTGGGCCAGGTCGCCAGCGGTGTGATGACGCTGAAGCAGGGCGGCAAGATCCGCTTCGAATATGAAAAAAGCGTGCCGCTGCTGATCGTGTCCAACGGCAGCTCGCTGTATTTGGTCGATTACGAAGTGAAGCAGGTCCAGCGCTGGCCGATCCGCAATTCGCCGCTCGGCGCGCTGCTCGATCCCTCGCGCGATATCAGCCGCTATGGCAAGCTGGTGCCAACCGGCAATCCCGACGTCATCAGCATCGAGGTGCGGGACCCCAAGCGGCCAGAGTTCGGCATGATCACGATGATCTTCGTGCGTGACGCTGGCGCTCCGGGCGGGCTTGAGCTCAACACCTGGGTTGCGCTCGACGCGCAGAATCAACGGACGACCGTGCGGCTGCGGAATCACCGCTATGGAGTCGCGGTGGCCGACAGTGCTTTCACCTTCAAGGATCCGCGCGGATCATCTCGTCGCCCGCGTTGAACGCTTCAGCCTTCGGCGGTTGTAAGAATGCGACAAAATACTTCGCGCCATTCATTTACGTGAAAGCCGAATGCGCCTAGATTGCTTTCTGCAAGGCGAGCGAAGACGGGTTTCCCCCCTGTTGCCTCTCTTCCGCAAAAAGCGCCTTGTCCAAGCGTGACGAACGCTCAAAAGAACCCTCGTGCCAATGCCCCCGGCACGAGGGTTTTCTTTGGGATTTCCTGTTTTCCGCACTCGCGTCCGCGACTGCAATTTCCTCGCGGCTTGCGGACAAGTCCGCGCCGTTGCGGGCGGCCGGTCGGCCTTGCGGTCTAGCTAGGCTAGACCGTTTCGTGCCGCAAAACCTGGCTGTCTCATTTATTACTTCCAGCCGAGCGCCTTCACGATAATGTCGTAGATCACGTTCTGCTCGATGACGCCGCGGACCCGCTCGGCGCCCGGGCCATGGCCGTAGAGCGCGACATCCTCACCGCCGTGAGTCTCGCTGCCGAGCGGAATCGTGGCCTGCTGATGCGCCTTGACCCCGGTTTCAGGCATCGGACGTTCGGCCAAATTGGCAATCGAACCAGGCCCATTACCGTAACCGAGCGTGGTATAGGGCTTCCCGTCGTTGGCGAGCGACGGCCCGTCCCCGCCCGCTTCGCCTTCGCCACCTGCGGGCGAATGCACCAGGCCAAGGATATCGTTGCCCCGCCGGGGATAGCCGGACATGGTGAAGACATGGCTGTGATCGGCGGTGACGAGGATCAGCGTGTCCGCAGGATCGGTATGGTCGATCGCATATTGGATCGCATTCGCGAATTCGACCGCTTCCTCCAATGCATAGCCCGCTTGCCCGGCATGGTGGCCATGATCGATCCGGCCGGATTCGACCATCAGATAGTAACCGTCTGGATCGTTATCGAGCCGCGCAATCGCCTGCGCGGTCATTTCCGTCAGGGTCGGCTCGCTCGAATCCGGCTTGCGGTCGACCGTGTAGGTCATGTGGCTTGGCGAAAAGAGCCCCAGCACCGGCTTGTCTGCAGGCGCGGCGGCCAGTTGCGCCGCAGTTTCGACATAGGTGCCCCCCGTGCGAGCGACCCACGCAGCGGGCAGGTCGACCGCGCCGTCGCGCCGCCAACCGTTTCGATCCGGGCCATAAAAAGCCGCGCGCCCGCCACCAAGAGCGAGGTCGAATTCGCTTTCGACAAGCTGCGTCGCTATATCCCTGCATCCCTTATTGGCCTGACCCTCGGTGCCGATGAAGGCCTCCCAATCGCGATCCGGGCTATGCGCATAGACCGCTGCGGGCGTCGCATGCGTGATCCGCGCGGTGCTGACGATCCCCAGCGCGAGACCGCGCTCAATCGCCTGTTCGCCCAGCGTCGGCAGCCGGTTCGCCAGTGCAGCCTCGCAATCGCCATGCGGCGTTGCCGGCCCCACCCCGAGCATCCCGATATTCGTTTTCAGCCCCGTATGCATCGCGCTGGCTGTGCCCGCGCTGTCAGGGACCTGCGCGTTGACGTTGTATGTCTTGACGAGGGCGACATTGTCGAAGGTTTCGAACGGCAGGACATATTCCTCGCCGCTCTGCCCCTGCTTTTGCCCGGCATAGATGCGCGCGGCGGTGATGGTGGAGATGCCCATCCCGTCGCCAATGAACAGGATCACTTTCTTCGCCTTGGGCGCTGGCACCGCAGACGAAGCGCTGGCCACTGGCGTCTGCGACGTCCCGCTGGCACTGCAGGCGGCCAGCGGCACGGAGAGCAGCGCGGCAAGCAGGAGAGATTTCCGGTTCAGCTTCATGGGTGCGGACTCCTTTGATCGCCTCGCTATCGCTTACCTTGATGACAGCAAAGCGAAAGATGCAGGCTGGACCACAAAGACCCTGCACCCTAAGTGCTGCGCATGGTTTCTATCGCTACCTGGAACATCAATTCGGTGCGGCTGCGGCTACCGATCGTCGAACGCTTCTTGCAGGAAGAGGCGCCCGATGTGCTCTGCCTGCAAGAAATCAAGTGCCAGGAGGAGCAGTTTCCAGGCAAGGCGCTGGCAGAACTCGGCTATGTTCACCAGGCGGTGCACGGCCAGAAGGGGTATCACGGGGTGGCCACCGTCAGCCGCATCCCGCTTAAGGAAGTGAGCCGGCATGACTGGCAGGATAATGGCGAAGCGCGCCATGTGGGTGTGGAGCTGCTCGGGCCGGGCCAGGGGATAGTGGTCGAAAACGTCTATGTCCCCGCCGGTGGGGACGAACCCGATCGCACCATCAATCCGAAATTCGGCCAGAAACTCGATTTCCTGGAGCGGATGACGCACTGGGCAGACAAGCTCGATCGCCCGACACTGATTGTGGGCGATTTCAACATCGCCCCGCTCGAAAGCGACGTCTGGAACCACAAGCAGCTCTTGAAGGTCGTCAGCCATACGCCGGTCGAGATCGACACGCTGCAGCGCTTCAAGGATGCGCATGGCTGGACCGATATCGGGCGCGAGTTCATTCGCGACCCAGAGCGGTATTACAGCTGGTGGAGCTACCGCGCTAAGGACTGGAAGGCCAATGATCGCGGGCGGCGGCTCGACCATATGTGGGCGAGCCCCGAGCTGGCGCAGCAGGCGAAAGGGCACCGGCTGCGCGAGGACGCACGCGACTGGGACAAGCCGAGCGACCACGTGCCGCTGATCACGGAGTTCGCGCTCTGACGATGCCGTCGCCCTCTAGGCGCGTGGCGCAGGCGATCGACGCATTGCGCCATGGCTGGCCGGTGGCGTTCGAGGGCGGACCCGTCCTGCTGCCGGCCGAAACCGCCATTGCCGGCGAAGCAAGTTCCGATCGTATGCTGATTTCGGCGGCGCGGGCGATGACGCTCAAGCTTGCTAACCAGCGCGAGGCAGCCGTGCCGCATGCCCCGGTGCTGATCCGCAGCGGGGAGCGCTTTTCG
Proteins encoded in this window:
- the pabB gene encoding aminodeoxychorismate synthase component I, which gives rise to MSQPAPFVLLDDARREGAAAAHLFENPRQIFVARRAEEVAEVLAAADAARRESGGTLAGYIAYEAGLALEPRLAPLADKRTGAAGPLVWLGLFDRAEEIAADEVPGWLAARAEGEASLGPMEPQLSTGGYAAAFENLQEAIRAGDIYQVNLTYQLAGAYRGDPVALYAALRPAAEAGYGGLLFDGSHWLLSLSPELFVSLRGDAAKVKPMKGTRPRGADPAADRAMAEELANSVKDKAENLMIVDLMRNDLSRVAEAGSVRVEAPFTVESYPTVHQMVSTVHARLQPGKGAVDLIRAIFPCGSITGAPKIRAMELVHEVERDARGPYCGAIGRIDANGDAAFNVAIRTLRLTPEENDRGRAVMGVGSAIVADSEAMAERRECEVKAGFLRRATPDHRAADCDLIETMLFDPESGIDLLELHLERIKASAHELGFSFDRHAARNQIQALCFNLETRSKLRLLVSRRGALALEAGPAPGKPSEPLTCIALALPVDPGDWRLRHKTSDRGFYEEALAAARSEGAGEALLVHPDGFVTEGSFTSIFVERDGLLLTPPLSLGLLPGILRRSLVEAGKAREAELTLDDLADGFLLGNAVRGLIKARLI
- a CDS encoding RNA pseudouridine synthase; this encodes MTIDILFEDGEALVINKPGGLSIERPRRGGPSLEDHLEQLKLGFQRAPMPAHRLDTDTSGCLLLARNPKSLKRFAKAFEDRAVGKTYLGILDGIPQLKEGRIELALTKISSADKGWRMIPARKGKPSLTDWRVVAEHGGRALVEFSPQTGRTHQIRVHAASGIGIPLLGDPVYGRKGSAKRTMLHAAGLTVQREGKEDITAQAPVPADFAALGFG
- the arfB gene encoding alternative ribosome rescue aminoacyl-tRNA hydrolase ArfB, with translation MGRITDRAIELAEEKFIAASGPGGQNVNKVATAVQLRVDVFQLGLAPDAFHRLKELAGSKMTKDGEIVLTAREYRTQEANREAARARLAALLDEALVPPPRRKKVRVNRVGKVERLKEKKVRGEIKAKRGKVSRSDW
- the rpmG gene encoding 50S ribosomal protein L33, yielding MAKPATVKIRLVSTADTGFFYVTKKNPRNTTEKMSFRKYDPVVRKHVEFKEAKIK
- a CDS encoding outer membrane lipoprotein carrier protein LolA; protein product: MNTLDFLIKRPLRTALAGALLCALPGVAIIAQPATAQSAPADLDRAVTALRGISTLRADFSQTDRLGQVASGVMTLKQGGKIRFEYEKSVPLLIVSNGSSLYLVDYEVKQVQRWPIRNSPLGALLDPSRDISRYGKLVPTGNPDVISIEVRDPKRPEFGMITMIFVRDAGAPGGLELNTWVALDAQNQRTTVRLRNHRYGVAVADSAFTFKDPRGSSRRPR
- a CDS encoding alkaline phosphatase: MKLNRKSLLLAALLSVPLAACSASGTSQTPVASASSAVPAPKAKKVILFIGDGMGISTITAARIYAGQKQGQSGEEYVLPFETFDNVALVKTYNVNAQVPDSAGTASAMHTGLKTNIGMLGVGPATPHGDCEAALANRLPTLGEQAIERGLALGIVSTARITHATPAAVYAHSPDRDWEAFIGTEGQANKGCRDIATQLVESEFDLALGGGRAAFYGPDRNGWRRDGAVDLPAAWVARTGGTYVETAAQLAAAPADKPVLGLFSPSHMTYTVDRKPDSSEPTLTEMTAQAIARLDNDPDGYYLMVESGRIDHGHHAGQAGYALEEAVEFANAIQYAIDHTDPADTLILVTADHSHVFTMSGYPRRGNDILGLVHSPAGGEGEAGGDGPSLANDGKPYTTLGYGNGPGSIANLAERPMPETGVKAHQQATIPLGSETHGGEDVALYGHGPGAERVRGVIEQNVIYDIIVKALGWK